Proteins encoded by one window of Thunnus thynnus chromosome 3, fThuThy2.1, whole genome shotgun sequence:
- the LOC137180032 gene encoding perforin-1-like isoform X2, with translation MLSISPSTPLYLSFLLFLSYHSPVLSCQTGTRSQCESAPFVPGHNLVGEGFNVVTLRRKGAYMVDVRTYLTPNGTCTLCSNHIQGNRLQKLPLSAVDWRAYSRCNDAIHSSTHTSVSSLMNAYTSHEGDAEKTYLDVGGTHSSAYSFATEKNKHDRYTFSLNRVTCSHYSYRVSGTPPLSPKFSEDLKSLPNFYNSKTKSQYKKLIDTYGTHYIHKVYLGGRLMRIAAARTCLSTLNELSSNEVHSCLSQGFSVGLGKTSASAISRICSKVLRNQDFVASSYELYQDYTEVLGGTQWSGVFSLIRDDSLGYLNWINSLKDRPDIVGYSLRPMYELMLNEPQKAQMKTAIEQYIEDNTVINLHIEPYCLFIPNLARNCCPLRAQRGTLEVTIIRAWDLYGDTFSATDGYVKLQYGSIRRRTDVVTSNNPWWNARYDLGTVDTSLTLRIEVWDEDVRYDDLMIYCELSPTQGSHGVTGSLEVGGLEFDYKLTCDPYLTGDKCDRYKPSPF, from the exons ATGCTCTCCATTTCACCTTCTACCCCTCTCTACCTGagtttcctcctctttctttcgtACCACTCCCCTGTTCTCTCCTGTCAGACTGGAACCCGCAGCCAGTGTGAGTCTGCTCCCTTTGTGCCAGGCCACAACCTGGTGGGAGAGGGCTTTAATGTGGTCACCCTGCGGCGAAAAGGAGCCTACATGGTTGACGTGAGAACCTACCTCACTCCAAATGGCACCTGTACTCTCTGCTCCAACCATATTCAAGGCAACAGGCTGCAGAAA CTGCCACTCTCTGCAGTGGACTGGCGTGCATACAGCCGCTGCAATGATGCTATCCACAGCAGTACACACACCTCCGTCAG CTCACTGATGAACGCCTACACCTCCCACGAGGGTGATGCCGAGAAG ACCTACCTGGATGTTGGGGGAACACATTCGTCTGCATATAGCTTTGCTACAGAAAAGAACAAACACGATCGCTACACCTTCAGCTTAAACAGGGTCACCTGTAGCCATTACAG TTACCGTGTGTCAGGCACACCGCCCCTCAGTCCCAAGTTCAGTGAAGATTTGAAGAGTCTGCCAAATTTCTACAACTCCAAAACCAAATCTCAGTACAAGAAACTCATAGATACCTACGGCACACACTATATCCACAAG GTTTATCTTGGGGGGCGACTCATGCGAATTGCAGCTGCACGTACCTGTTTGTCCACACTGAATGAGCTCTCCTCAAACGAG gTGCACTCCTGCTTATCACAGGGTTTCAGTGTAGGCCTCGGGAAGACAAGTGCATCTGCTATCAGCAGGATTTGTTCCAAGGTCCTACGGAACCAGGACTTCGTTGCCTCGAGCTACGAACTTTACCAAGATTACACAGAGGTGTTAGGAGGTACTCAATGGTCAggggtgttttcacttattcgTGATGACTCTCTGGGCTACCTGAATTGGATAAATAGTCTCAAGGACCGCCCAGATATTGTTGGGTACTCCCTCAGACCAATGTATGAGCTGATGCTAAATGAGCCACAGAAGGCTCAGATGAAGACTGCCATCGAGCAGTACATAGAAGACAACACTGTGATTAACTTACACATAGAACCATATTGTCTGTTCATTCCCAACCTGGCTCGCAACTGCTGTCCTCTACGGGCCCAGAGAGGAACACTGGAGGTGACCATCATCCGAGCCTGGGATCTGTATGGAGATACTTTCAGCGCAACTGACGG GTATGTTAAGCTGCAGTATGGTTCCATTCGCCGCAGGACTGATGTGGTAACATCAAACAATCCTTGGTGGAATGCTCGTTATGATCTTGGCACG GTGGATACAAGTTTAACTTTGAGAATCGAGGTCTGGGATGAAGACGTGCGTTATGACGACCTAATGATATATTGTGAGCTCTCCCCAACCCAGGGGTCACACGGGGTCACCGGTTCATTGGAAGTAGGCGGCCTCGAGTTCGACTACAAGCTGACCTGCGACCCTTACCTGACTGGAGACAAGTGTGATCGTTACAAACCATCTCCATTTTGA
- the LOC137180634 gene encoding perforin-1-like, which translates to MRSGSALMAQLLLYHNAFITADAAKVSYPWQRSLRQLLSSKTSGVDEIRPEMLKALDIVQLSWLTHLFDVGLDLNTLVSFNLDVGGTRSFAYKFAVKKNKQDHYSFSLHGVTCSHYSYRVSSTPPLSSEFSKDLSRLPSFYSSSTMAKYTRLIRLYGTHYIHQVHLGGRLRRVTAARTCLSSLNGLSSDDVHSCLSLGLSVGLGKLKLSSNQCSSILQNKDFSNSFRSGLHQHYTEVVGGSLWSGEFSLTHKDSLGYENWLKTLKDHPDIVWYSLRPMYELVPNESQKAGMKAAIEQYLKDNAMYKPSASTTHCPQRASRGTLVVTIVRAWDLKGDITPSTEGYAKMWYGSDYYRTRMIESNYPRWNARYNLGKVDTRLILKVEVWDDDSSWGNDDDLLVSCKRSRGEHRS; encoded by the exons ATGCGTTCTGGGTCTGCCCTTATGGCTCAGCTCCTTCTTTACCACAATGCCttcattactgctgatgctgcaaaGGTCTCATATCCCTGGCAGAGGTCTCTGAGGCAGCTCCTCAGTAGCAAGACGTCAGGTGTGGATGAAATTCGCCCTGAGATGCTGAAGGCTCTGGACATTGTTCAGCTATCATGGCTGACACACCTCTTCGAT GTTGGCCTGGATTTAAATACACTTGTGTCGTTCAACCTGGATGTTGGGGGAACACGTTCGTTTGCATATAAATTTGCtgtgaaaaagaacaaacaggaTCACTACTCCTTCAGCTTACATGGGGTCACCTGTAGCCATTACAG CTACCGTGTGTCAAGCACACCGCCCCTCAGCTCCGAGTTCAGTAAGGATTTGTCGAGACTGCCAAGTTTCTACAGTTCCTCAACCATGGCTAAGTACACTAGACTCATACGTCTCTATGGCACACACTACATCCACCAG GTTCATCTTGGGGGACGACTAAGGCGAGTCACAGCTGCACGTACCTGTTTGTCCTCACTGAACGGGCTCTCCTCAGATGAC gTGCACTCCTGCTTATCACTTGGTCTCTCTGTAGGCCTGGGGAAGCTGAAATTATCCAGTAACCAATGCTCCAGCATCCTACAGAACAAGGACTTCTCCAACTCGTTCCGCTCTGGTCTCCACCAACATTACACAGAGGTGGTAGGAGGCAGTTTGTGGTCAGGAGAGTTTTCACTCACTCATAAAGACTCCCTGGGCTATGAGAATTGGCTGAAAACCCTAAAGGACCACCCAGATATTGTTTGGTACTCCCTCAGACCAATGTACGAGCTGGTGCCAAATGAGTCACAGAAGGCTGGGATGAAGGCTGCTATCGAACAGTACTTAAAAGACAATGCTATGTATAAACCATCTGCCTCAACCACACACTGTCCTCAACGGGCCTCGAGAGGAACACTGGTGGTGACCATCGTCCGAGCCTGGGATCTGAAAGGGGATATAACTCCCTCCACCGAGGG GTATGCTAAGATGTGGTATGGTTCCGACTACTACAGGACTCGTATGATTGAGTCAAACTACCCTAGGTGGAATGCTCGTTATAATCTGGGCAAG gtGGATACACGTTTAATTTTGAAGGTCGAGGTCTGGGATGATGACTCATCATGGGGAAATGATGATGACCTTCTGGTATCATGTAAGAG ATCAAGAGGGGAACACAGAAGCTGA